Genomic window (Cellulosilyticum lentocellum DSM 5427):
CTCATTTCCTTCTTACCGTATCTATTATTTAAAGTGTTTTTGTTAGGAGACTTTAATGGTACCTATGCTTATATTACGGTAGGAGGTAAGCCTTATATGGATATTCCTTTAACGGGACAAGTTACGTCTAAGGAATATACGATTAAATCGTCAATAGGAACAAATGTGTTAGTGGTAGAGAATGAAAGCATCAGAGTAGAAGAAGCAGATTGTCCAGATCATCTTTGTGAGGAGTTTGGGGCAAAAAACCAAGTTGGTGATGTGATTGTTTGTTTACCACACCAAGTTTATATAGAAATAAAGGGTACTGACCATAATAATGAAGTAGATGGCAGAATTTATTAGGAGGAGAAATATGCAAAAAACAAGACATTTAATTTATATGTCCCTCCTTGTAGCTCTTGCATTAGTGCTACATTTGATTGAAAGAAATATTCCTGTTCCTTTTATGACGCCGGGTGCTAAATTAGGCTTAGCCAATTTGATTA
Coding sequences:
- a CDS encoding NusG domain II-containing protein; the protein is MKKWDKIIIGVLLLISFLPYLLFKVFLLGDFNGTYAYITVGGKPYMDIPLTGQVTSKEYTIKSSIGTNVLVVENESIRVEEADCPDHLCEEFGAKNQVGDVIVCLPHQVYIEIKGTDHNNEVDGRIY